One genomic segment of bacterium includes these proteins:
- the rfaE1 gene encoding D-glycero-beta-D-manno-heptose-7-phosphate kinase, whose translation MSRIQEKAKTASRPLTRRLLQWPQRFKDARVLVVGDLIVDEFIWGKVERISPEAPVPVVKVTEKSLRWGGAANVANNLRAMGAKVSLVGIVGADQPGRWLLRDVRKKGVNTEGIFLDPARPSTLKTRIIAHSQQVVRIDNEKSGSLSQELGQKLRDFIRRQSSCVDAIIVSDYGKGVVDEPLMEEVRMAMSLRGIIACVDPKVSPFTIYRQVTAVTPNYKEAVRAAGVNEGASVCLEQIGQSLIKELQCRMLLITRGEEGMSLFLDGAPQVHIPTVAKKVYDVTGAGDTVISVFTLGLVSGAPPKDAAIMANLAAGVVVGEMGTATVGQKKFMRVLKQALRIT comes from the coding sequence ATGAGCAGGATTCAAGAGAAGGCCAAGACAGCTTCCAGGCCATTGACTCGCAGACTGCTTCAATGGCCTCAGCGTTTCAAGGATGCTAGGGTATTGGTGGTTGGGGATCTCATAGTGGATGAATTCATCTGGGGCAAAGTGGAGAGGATCTCTCCCGAGGCGCCAGTGCCAGTGGTCAAGGTCACAGAGAAAAGCCTGCGATGGGGTGGAGCTGCCAACGTGGCAAATAACCTCAGGGCCATGGGGGCCAAGGTGTCCCTGGTGGGCATAGTGGGGGCAGACCAGCCTGGCAGGTGGCTGCTGCGCGATGTGCGAAAGAAAGGTGTGAACACAGAGGGGATCTTTCTGGATCCAGCACGTCCCTCCACGCTCAAGACCAGGATCATAGCCCACAGCCAGCAGGTCGTGCGCATAGACAACGAAAAGTCCGGCTCCCTTTCCCAAGAACTGGGTCAAAAGCTCCGTGATTTCATAAGAAGGCAATCCTCTTGCGTGGATGCCATAATAGTTTCTGATTATGGCAAAGGGGTTGTGGATGAGCCGCTCATGGAGGAGGTTCGGATGGCCATGAGCCTAAGAGGCATAATAGCCTGTGTTGATCCCAAGGTGAGTCCCTTCACCATTTACAGGCAGGTCACGGCAGTGACCCCCAATTATAAAGAGGCTGTGAGGGCTGCTGGAGTCAATGAAGGGGCTTCGGTGTGTCTCGAGCAGATAGGTCAGAGTTTGATCAAGGAGCTGCAATGCAGGATGCTTCTCATAACCAGGGGGGAGGAGGGCATGAGCCTTTTCCTGGATGGAGCCCCCCAAGTGCACATTCCTACAGTAGCCAAAAAGGTTTATGACGTTACGGGCGCGGGCGACACGGTCATCAGTGTTTTCACCCTGGGCCTTGTGTCTGGGGCTCCGCCTAAGGATGCGGCTATTATGGCCAATTTGGCCGCAGGAGTTGTGGTGGGGGAGATGGGCACTGCAACCGTGGGGCAGAAAAAGTTCATGAGGGTCTTGAAGCAGGCCTTGAGGATCACATGA
- the nusG gene encoding transcription termination/antitermination protein NusG — MAHRWYVVHTYSGYENKVKAALEERIRAYGQEDKFSEILIPSEKVVELVKGEKRTSNRKFFPGYIFVKMELTDDTWHIVKNTPKVTGFIGSKTEPTPVPDKEVEEIIQQINEGVLKPKPKFVFEKGDSVRVIDGPFLNFNGIVDEVKPEKGKVRVLVSIFGRATPVELDFVQVVKN, encoded by the coding sequence ATGGCACATCGCTGGTACGTAGTGCATACTTACTCGGGCTACGAGAACAAGGTCAAGGCAGCTCTGGAGGAGAGGATCAGGGCCTATGGTCAAGAGGACAAGTTCTCTGAGATTCTGATCCCCTCCGAGAAGGTGGTGGAGTTGGTGAAGGGAGAAAAAAGGACCTCCAACCGCAAGTTTTTCCCAGGCTACATCTTCGTCAAGATGGAGCTCACCGACGATACCTGGCACATTGTAAAGAACACTCCGAAAGTAACTGGCTTCATCGGGAGCAAGACCGAGCCAACTCCAGTGCCCGACAAGGAGGTGGAGGAAATAATCCAGCAAATCAATGAGGGTGTTCTGAAGCCTAAGCCCAAGTTTGTCTTCGAGAAGGGTGACAGTGTGAGGGTCATAGACGGGCCCTTCCTTAACTTCAATGGTATAGTGGATGAAGTAAAGCCAGAGAAGGGCAAGGTACGGGTGCTGGTGAGTATCTTCGGGCGAGCTACCCCAGTGGAGTTGGATTTCGTGCAGGTAGTCAAGAACTGA
- the rlmB gene encoding 23S rRNA (guanosine(2251)-2'-O)-methyltransferase RlmB: MNRRVKMVQEPLELLYGLTPVEEALKSGRRAVRELWVTSNRKDARIKGILRMAAGVEVHMAEVEQLHRLARGGSHQGVVALVSPFPWEELEDLLLGQGPMVILEGIQDPRNLGAILRSCVGMGAGRVVMERKRTAPLSPAVAKAACGGLEHVRMCAVGNLPRAMREIKEAGYWLVGTSDSTGSAPWDIRLPGEVGLVVGGEGSGLRRVVRRECDLWVRIPSEGAITTYNASVAASVVLYELMRRRNLENTVDKATSH, encoded by the coding sequence ATGAACCGCAGGGTTAAGATGGTTCAGGAGCCTTTGGAGTTGTTGTATGGCCTTACCCCTGTGGAGGAGGCCTTGAAGAGCGGACGAAGAGCCGTGCGAGAGCTCTGGGTAACCTCAAACAGAAAGGATGCCAGGATAAAGGGTATTCTCAGAATGGCCGCAGGGGTAGAAGTTCACATGGCTGAAGTGGAACAACTCCATCGGCTGGCCCGTGGGGGAAGCCACCAGGGGGTGGTGGCCCTGGTCTCACCCTTTCCCTGGGAGGAGCTTGAGGATCTGCTTTTGGGCCAAGGGCCCATGGTCATACTGGAGGGCATACAGGATCCTCGCAACCTTGGGGCTATTTTGAGATCCTGTGTGGGAATGGGGGCTGGCAGAGTGGTCATGGAGAGAAAACGCACTGCACCCTTGAGCCCGGCTGTTGCCAAGGCTGCCTGCGGAGGGCTGGAACATGTGAGGATGTGCGCTGTGGGCAACTTGCCCAGGGCCATGAGGGAGATAAAGGAGGCCGGGTATTGGCTTGTGGGAACATCTGATTCCACGGGCTCGGCTCCGTGGGATATCCGATTGCCTGGAGAAGTGGGACTGGTGGTGGGTGGCGAAGGCAGTGGGCTGCGGCGAGTGGTGAGGCGAGAATGCGATCTTTGGGTTAGAATACCATCTGAAGGAGCCATAACAACCTATAACGCCTCGGTGGCAGCCTCTGTGGTGCTCTATGAACTGATGCGCAGAAGAAACCTGGAAAATACTGTTGACAAGGCAACAAGCCACTAG
- a CDS encoding extracellular matrix/biofilm biosynthesis regulator RemA family protein, with the protein MVAASRVVAILTPGSAPMKRLKDEARKASRLIDATQGKRTRSIIVTDSNHVILSAFMAETIGQRLCAAGSAKGAAGQGKIDKG; encoded by the coding sequence ATGGTGGCTGCCTCGAGGGTGGTGGCCATTCTTACACCTGGCTCAGCGCCCATGAAACGCCTCAAGGATGAGGCGCGAAAGGCCTCAAGACTAATAGACGCCACCCAGGGCAAGCGCACCAGATCCATAATAGTGACCGATAGCAATCATGTAATCCTCTCGGCCTTCATGGCCGAGACCATAGGCCAGCGCCTCTGTGCTGCAGGCAGCGCCAAGGGAGCGGCCGGGCAGGGGAAAATTGACAAGGGTTAG
- the secE gene encoding preprotein translocase subunit SecE yields the protein MAGFKDIHGKVVQFFKEVKAELKRVTWPTRKETLGATSVVLVLVAIMAFFLGLVDVGLHELMRRILH from the coding sequence ATGGCTGGTTTCAAAGACATTCATGGAAAGGTCGTCCAGTTCTTCAAGGAAGTCAAAGCCGAGCTGAAACGGGTCACCTGGCCAACCCGCAAAGAAACCCTGGGGGCCACCTCCGTGGTGCTTGTCTTGGTAGCAATAATGGCTTTTTTCCTTGGGTTGGTGGACGTTGGGCTTCATGAATTGATGAGAAGGATCCTACACTGA
- the rplA gene encoding 50S ribosomal protein L1, which produces MARRGKKYRAAKEKIDSAKRYSLEEAVDLVLQTHYANFDESVDVAIRLGVDPRHADQMVRGAVVLPHGLGKQVRVLVFAKGEKEKEAQEAGADYVGAEDLAEKIQKEGWLEFDKAIATPDLMGMVGKLGRILGPRGLMPNPKVGTVTFDVARAVREVKAGKVDFKVDKAGVVHAPVGKVSFGREPLLENIKTLLETIVRLKPASSKGVYLRAMALSSTMGPGVKVDPAYVRNLVR; this is translated from the coding sequence ATGGCGAGAAGAGGCAAGAAATACAGAGCTGCCAAGGAAAAGATCGACAGTGCCAAAAGGTACAGCCTGGAGGAGGCTGTGGATCTGGTATTGCAGACCCATTATGCCAACTTCGACGAGAGTGTGGATGTGGCAATCAGACTGGGTGTTGATCCCAGGCATGCAGATCAGATGGTCAGAGGTGCCGTGGTGCTACCCCATGGCTTGGGCAAACAGGTGAGAGTGCTGGTGTTTGCCAAAGGGGAGAAGGAGAAGGAAGCACAGGAGGCCGGAGCAGATTACGTGGGAGCAGAAGACCTTGCCGAGAAGATACAGAAGGAAGGCTGGCTCGAATTCGACAAGGCCATCGCCACCCCTGATCTCATGGGCATGGTGGGCAAGTTGGGTAGGATATTGGGGCCCAGAGGCCTCATGCCCAATCCCAAAGTGGGAACCGTGACATTTGATGTGGCCCGGGCAGTAAGGGAAGTCAAGGCTGGCAAGGTGGACTTCAAGGTGGACAAGGCAGGAGTGGTTCACGCTCCTGTGGGTAAGGTCTCTTTTGGTAGAGAGCCTCTGCTGGAAAACATAAAGACCCTTCTGGAGACCATCGTGCGCCTGAAGCCAGCCAGCAGCAAGGGGGTCTATCTGCGAGCAATGGCTTTGTCCAGCACCATGGGTCCTGGTGTAAAGGTGGATCCTGCGTATGTTCGTAACCTTGTTCGATAG
- the pyrF gene encoding orotidine-5'-phosphate decarboxylase, producing MGPQPLETLGNWKPVIPALDTDDLGQACEWVELLAGAGPRIFKVGSQLFTRVGPKAVEKIMERGCGVFLDLKFHDIPNTVAQAARAAVALGVNMFNVHALGGKRMLQAAVEAVRDESLKRGLARAPLVLAVTVLTSLEGKDLEEMGLGAEVSQWVALWSQVAVEAGVQGLVSSPMELQTLRSKWGNNVVLVSPGIRTKGVSLGDDQRRVSGPSWALEQGADYLVMGRGLLESADPLKLLEEIEGSPVGAH from the coding sequence ATGGGTCCACAGCCATTGGAAACTCTTGGAAACTGGAAACCCGTGATACCGGCTTTGGACACGGACGATCTGGGGCAGGCCTGTGAATGGGTGGAGCTGTTGGCTGGAGCAGGTCCGCGTATTTTTAAGGTTGGAAGCCAACTTTTCACAAGGGTGGGCCCCAAGGCAGTGGAAAAGATCATGGAAAGGGGCTGTGGGGTCTTTTTGGATCTCAAGTTTCATGACATTCCCAACACTGTGGCCCAGGCTGCCAGGGCAGCGGTTGCGCTTGGGGTGAACATGTTCAATGTTCACGCCCTGGGGGGAAAGAGGATGTTGCAGGCAGCCGTGGAAGCTGTTCGGGATGAGAGTCTCAAAAGGGGGCTTGCCCGAGCTCCATTGGTGCTTGCGGTGACTGTTCTCACAAGCCTGGAAGGGAAGGACTTAGAAGAGATGGGCCTGGGGGCAGAAGTGAGTCAGTGGGTGGCTCTGTGGTCCCAAGTTGCTGTGGAGGCCGGAGTCCAGGGTCTGGTGAGTTCTCCCATGGAACTCCAAACCCTAAGAAGCAAGTGGGGAAACAATGTAGTGTTGGTCAGCCCGGGCATAAGAACAAAAGGGGTGAGCCTTGGAGATGACCAAAGAAGGGTCTCAGGCCCCAGTTGGGCTTTGGAGCAAGGCGCTGACTATTTGGTCATGGGCAGAGGGCTCTTGGAGAGTGCAGATCCGCTGAAGCTCTTGGAGGAAATAGAAGGAAGTCCCGTGGGAGCGCACTGA
- the rplJ gene encoding 50S ribosomal protein L10, with the protein MNREDKQKAVEDLRDKFARYDVAVLTRFSGLKVSEMGELRRGLKKVSAEYQVVKNTLLRRAMEGTDVALLREHIRGPIAIAFGKGDIVSLAKALTGYMKEHPKFQIEAGVVGGRLLEAKAVEEAATLPSREELVAKLMFLLNAPVAGLMGVMREIPGKLIRTLDAVRRQKESSSQ; encoded by the coding sequence GTGAACAGAGAAGATAAGCAAAAAGCCGTAGAGGATTTGAGGGACAAGTTCGCCAGGTACGATGTGGCTGTATTGACACGTTTCTCTGGACTGAAGGTCTCAGAGATGGGGGAGTTGAGAAGGGGACTCAAGAAGGTCTCAGCAGAGTACCAGGTGGTGAAGAACACCTTGCTCAGGAGGGCCATGGAAGGCACAGATGTGGCTCTTCTGAGGGAGCACATAAGAGGTCCCATAGCAATAGCCTTTGGAAAAGGGGACATTGTCTCTTTAGCCAAGGCCTTGACAGGCTATATGAAGGAGCATCCCAAATTCCAGATAGAGGCAGGAGTGGTGGGAGGAAGGCTCCTGGAAGCTAAGGCTGTGGAAGAAGCAGCCACCCTGCCCAGTCGGGAGGAATTGGTGGCCAAGCTCATGTTCCTCTTGAATGCTCCGGTGGCTGGCCTCATGGGGGTCATGAGGGAGATCCCAGGCAAGCTCATTAGGACCCTGGATGCAGTCAGGAGGCAAAAGGAATCTTCTTCCCAGTGA
- a CDS encoding YicC/YloC family endoribonuclease — MTGYGRAQVPGKHLMVAVEVRSVNSRFLDLNLRLPQGCWSLEAPLRKMVQNRCHRGRIEVAVRWEKLEEAEQPEIRLHLGKARAVKSALDTLKKELCLMGDVELSLLASVRDLWDVQEYGLEQEAEALQEALKIALEELDAMRKAEGEALSLDLGSRAAWMGRQLEMIQQRAPQAMENFLARWKQRIQILAADTGLDQERIRQEAALWVDRADISEEIVRARVHLERFTQVLGEQPPVGKKLEFILQEIHRELNTMGSKCMDSEISQRVVEMKAELERMREQVQNLE; from the coding sequence ATGACAGGCTATGGCAGGGCGCAGGTACCTGGTAAGCACCTGATGGTAGCAGTGGAAGTCAGGTCAGTTAACAGCAGATTCCTGGATCTGAATTTAAGGTTGCCTCAGGGCTGTTGGTCTCTGGAGGCTCCCTTGAGGAAAATGGTCCAGAACAGGTGTCACAGAGGACGTATCGAGGTGGCGGTGAGGTGGGAAAAGCTTGAGGAGGCAGAACAACCCGAAATAAGATTGCATCTTGGAAAGGCAAGAGCCGTAAAGAGTGCCCTCGATACACTCAAAAAAGAGCTGTGTCTCATGGGGGATGTGGAGCTTTCTCTGTTGGCTTCTGTGAGGGATTTGTGGGATGTTCAGGAATATGGATTGGAACAGGAGGCTGAGGCTCTCCAGGAGGCCCTCAAAATAGCCCTGGAGGAACTAGATGCAATGCGCAAGGCCGAGGGGGAGGCCCTCTCTCTGGATTTGGGAAGCAGGGCAGCTTGGATGGGCAGGCAATTGGAGATGATCCAGCAGAGGGCACCCCAGGCCATGGAGAATTTTCTTGCCAGGTGGAAGCAAAGGATTCAGATCTTGGCAGCAGATACGGGCCTGGACCAAGAAAGAATAAGACAGGAGGCGGCCCTTTGGGTCGACAGAGCGGACATAAGTGAGGAAATCGTGAGGGCGAGGGTCCACCTGGAGAGGTTCACCCAGGTGTTGGGGGAGCAGCCTCCTGTGGGCAAGAAACTGGAGTTTATTCTCCAAGAGATCCACAGGGAGCTCAACACCATGGGGTCCAAGTGCATGGACTCCGAGATATCCCAAAGGGTGGTTGAGATGAAAGCCGAGCTGGAGAGGATGAGGGAACAGGTTCAAAATCTGGAATGA
- the rplL gene encoding 50S ribosomal protein L7/L12, which translates to MGEISKEQFIDFIKNATAMELAEIVKELETIFGVTAAAPVAVAAAGVAPAAAQAVEEEKTEFDVILTGYGDKKIQVIKVVRALTGLGLKEAKDLVEGVPKPVKEGVSKKEAEEAKAQLEEAGGTVEIK; encoded by the coding sequence ATGGGAGAGATCAGTAAAGAGCAGTTCATCGATTTCATCAAGAATGCTACGGCCATGGAGCTGGCAGAGATCGTCAAAGAGCTTGAGACGATCTTTGGGGTTACGGCTGCGGCCCCGGTGGCTGTGGCAGCAGCTGGGGTGGCTCCGGCTGCAGCACAGGCCGTAGAGGAAGAGAAGACGGAGTTCGACGTGATCCTTACGGGTTACGGAGACAAGAAGATTCAGGTCATCAAGGTGGTGCGAGCTCTAACGGGTCTTGGGCTTAAAGAGGCAAAGGACCTTGTGGAGGGCGTCCCCAAGCCTGTGAAAGAGGGGGTTTCCAAGAAGGAGGCCGAGGAAGCCAAGGCCCAGCTCGAGGAAGCAGGCGGAACCGTAGAGATCAAGTAG
- a CDS encoding glycosyltransferase family 2 protein, whose product MQSFKETLRPQPVGMAKAKPEEITLSVVLVSFNTRELTLRCLGHLYSLELPMRTEVWVVDNGSWDKSADAVREAFPEVLLLCNESNMGFSRAVNMALERCSGQFALLLNTDCFPESGAVERLLEVMESHPRVGIAAGLLLHENGRHQNCFGRAPTLTTELLPKAVLEVLWPSRFPSKRCPPASPMEVESVKGAFLMVRREAWVEVGLLDEGYFFFMEETDWCERMRKARWSVFHVPQARAVHLQGRSAARHLAAARIEFYRSRYRFFQLHRGELRTAVLKGGLVLRVLCNWIISSILGTVPWPSRSSWQDRSKVQGKILSWHLKGCPQGWGLEQGARIS is encoded by the coding sequence ATGCAGTCTTTCAAAGAGACTTTGAGGCCCCAGCCTGTTGGTATGGCAAAGGCCAAACCAGAAGAAATCACCCTTTCTGTGGTCTTGGTGAGTTTCAATACCAGGGAACTCACTCTGAGATGTCTTGGGCACCTTTATTCACTGGAACTGCCCATGAGAACCGAGGTTTGGGTGGTGGACAACGGCTCCTGGGACAAGAGCGCTGATGCGGTGCGGGAAGCTTTTCCTGAGGTTCTGCTTCTTTGCAATGAAAGCAACATGGGCTTTTCCAGGGCCGTGAACATGGCCCTTGAGAGGTGCTCAGGCCAGTTCGCATTACTGCTCAACACAGATTGTTTTCCCGAGTCAGGTGCTGTGGAGAGGCTCCTGGAAGTAATGGAATCCCATCCAAGGGTGGGCATCGCGGCCGGGCTTTTGCTACATGAGAATGGAAGGCATCAGAATTGCTTTGGCAGGGCCCCCACTCTTACCACAGAGCTGCTACCCAAGGCTGTTTTGGAGGTATTGTGGCCCTCCCGGTTCCCCAGCAAGAGATGTCCCCCGGCAAGCCCCATGGAGGTGGAGTCAGTCAAGGGGGCCTTCCTAATGGTCAGAAGAGAGGCTTGGGTGGAGGTGGGGCTTCTGGACGAGGGTTACTTCTTTTTTATGGAAGAGACCGATTGGTGTGAACGTATGAGAAAAGCAAGATGGTCGGTTTTCCATGTGCCTCAGGCAAGGGCAGTTCACCTCCAGGGCAGATCAGCAGCCAGGCATTTGGCAGCTGCCAGAATAGAATTCTACAGGTCTCGTTACAGGTTCTTCCAGCTTCACAGAGGAGAGCTGAGAACTGCCGTGCTAAAAGGAGGATTGGTCCTTAGGGTTCTGTGCAACTGGATCATTTCCAGCATCCTGGGGACAGTTCCCTGGCCCTCCAGGTCCAGTTGGCAGGATCGTAGCAAGGTGCAAGGAAAGATCCTCTCCTGGCATCTCAAAGGCTGTCCACAGGGATGGGGCTTGGAGCAGGGGGCAAGAATTTCATGA
- the tuf gene encoding elongation factor Tu, with product MAKKKFERKKPHVNVGTIGHVDHGKTTLTSAITKVLSLKGYADHIPFDQIDKAPEERERGLTIAIAHIEYETDKRHYAHIDCPGHADYIKNMITGAAQMDGAILVVSAADGPMPQTREHILLAKQVRVPSMVVFLNKADMVDDPELLELVELEIRELLSSYDFPGDEIPIIVGSALKAYESDSKDVNAPEYECIWKLMEAVDSYIPEPVRDVDKPFLMPIEDVFSISGRGTVVTGRVERGVIKVGDEVEIVGIRPTAKTVCTGVEMFRKVLDQGQAGDNIGILLRGTKRDEVERGQVVAKPGSITPHRKFKAETYILTKEEGGRHTPFFNGYRPQFYFRTTDVTGVVTLPEGVEMVMPGDNVSMTVELITPIALEKELRFAIREGGRTVGAGVVSDIVE from the coding sequence ATGGCTAAGAAGAAGTTTGAGAGGAAGAAGCCGCATGTGAATGTAGGTACGATAGGGCATGTGGATCATGGGAAGACGACGTTGACTTCGGCGATTACGAAGGTATTGAGTTTGAAGGGTTATGCTGATCACATTCCATTTGATCAGATAGACAAGGCGCCGGAGGAGCGGGAGCGTGGTTTGACGATAGCGATAGCGCACATTGAGTATGAGACGGACAAGCGTCATTATGCGCACATAGATTGTCCTGGTCATGCAGATTACATAAAGAACATGATTACAGGTGCAGCGCAGATGGACGGTGCGATTTTAGTGGTATCGGCTGCTGATGGTCCGATGCCTCAGACGAGGGAGCACATTTTATTAGCGAAGCAGGTACGAGTGCCATCGATGGTGGTATTTTTGAACAAGGCTGACATGGTGGATGATCCGGAGTTATTGGAGTTAGTGGAGTTAGAGATTAGGGAGTTATTGAGTAGTTATGATTTTCCTGGGGATGAGATACCGATAATAGTAGGTAGTGCATTGAAGGCATATGAGAGTGATTCCAAGGATGTGAATGCGCCGGAGTATGAGTGTATATGGAAGTTGATGGAGGCGGTTGACAGTTACATACCGGAGCCTGTGCGGGATGTGGACAAGCCGTTTTTGATGCCGATAGAGGATGTATTTTCGATATCTGGTCGTGGTACGGTGGTGACAGGTCGGGTGGAGCGTGGGGTTATCAAGGTAGGGGATGAGGTGGAGATAGTTGGGATAAGGCCTACGGCCAAGACGGTATGTACGGGTGTTGAGATGTTCAGGAAGGTATTGGATCAAGGTCAGGCTGGTGACAACATAGGGATATTGTTAAGGGGTACGAAGCGAGATGAGGTTGAGCGTGGGCAGGTTGTTGCCAAGCCTGGTTCGATAACGCCGCACAGGAAGTTCAAGGCAGAGACTTACATATTGACGAAGGAGGAGGGTGGTCGTCACACGCCGTTTTTCAATGGTTACAGGCCTCAGTTTTATTTTCGGACCACGGATGTGACTGGGGTAGTGACGCTGCCTGAGGGAGTTGAGATGGTGATGCCTGGGGACAACGTATCGATGACGGTGGAGCTGATCACGCCCATAGCGTTGGAGAAGGAGCTACGCTTTGCCATAAGGGAAGGCGGTCGCACAGTGGGCGCAGGCGTGGTGAGCGATATCGTGGAGTGA
- the rplK gene encoding 50S ribosomal protein L11, translated as MAKKIVGMVKLQVPAGQATPSPPVGPALGQHGVNIMEFCKAFNAKTQGQEGMIIPVVVTIYADRSFTFVTKTPPASILLKRAAQIAKGSGQPNREKVGRVTRSQVMEIARTKLPDLNTEDLDAAIRSVEGTAKSMGLEVIED; from the coding sequence ATGGCCAAGAAAATCGTAGGCATGGTAAAGTTACAGGTTCCAGCAGGACAGGCCACTCCATCCCCGCCGGTTGGGCCTGCCTTGGGACAACACGGTGTTAACATAATGGAGTTCTGCAAGGCTTTCAATGCAAAGACTCAGGGACAGGAGGGAATGATAATCCCTGTGGTGGTCACCATCTATGCCGACAGGTCATTTACCTTTGTCACAAAAACCCCGCCGGCTTCCATCTTGTTGAAAAGAGCAGCGCAGATCGCCAAAGGCAGTGGTCAGCCCAACAGGGAAAAGGTTGGCCGGGTGACGCGCTCCCAGGTCATGGAAATAGCGCGCACCAAGCTACCAGACCTGAACACCGAGGACCTGGATGCGGCCATTCGTTCGGTGGAAGGGACGGCTAAGAGCATGGGTCTGGAGGTGATCGAGGATTAA
- a CDS encoding DUF4416 family protein, translating to MSIQVKANKGPEHVKLVMSVIFSPAEPENRALEALEKEFGPIDMVSHRICFEHTDYYAQEMGPGLLRRMISFRQLLHPSSLVEIKLRAQAIEDMFRDTMGNRKVNLDPGLLGHAQLILATHKPYSHRIYLDKGIFGEITLIFKEGSFRALDWTYPDYASEPLLGWFQRVRSLYLWQRRHTQQGQEEKH from the coding sequence TTGAGCATACAGGTTAAGGCAAACAAAGGGCCTGAACATGTAAAGCTGGTGATGAGTGTAATCTTTTCTCCAGCAGAACCTGAAAACAGGGCATTGGAGGCCCTGGAGAAAGAGTTCGGGCCCATTGACATGGTAAGCCATCGGATTTGCTTTGAACATACGGATTACTATGCCCAGGAGATGGGGCCTGGTCTGCTCAGGAGGATGATTTCATTCAGGCAGCTGTTGCATCCCTCGAGCTTGGTGGAGATTAAGCTGCGAGCCCAGGCCATAGAGGACATGTTCAGAGATACCATGGGTAATCGCAAAGTGAATCTGGATCCTGGGCTCCTGGGCCACGCCCAGCTCATCCTGGCCACCCATAAACCTTATTCCCACAGGATCTACCTGGACAAAGGAATCTTTGGGGAAATTACCCTGATCTTCAAGGAGGGGAGTTTCAGGGCCCTGGATTGGACCTATCCAGACTATGCTTCAGAACCTCTGCTGGGCTGGTTTCAGCGGGTCCGAAGCTTGTATTTGTGGCAAAGAAGGCATACTCAGCAAGGGCAAGAGGAAAAGCATTGA
- the rpmG gene encoding 50S ribosomal protein L33 — translation MREIVTLACTECKRRNYTTTKNKRTTPDRLEFKKYCRFCQRHTPHRETK, via the coding sequence ATGAGGGAAATAGTCACCCTTGCCTGCACAGAGTGCAAGCGGAGAAACTATACTACCACCAAGAACAAGCGGACTACGCCTGACCGTTTGGAGTTCAAGAAATACTGTCGATTTTGTCAGCGGCACACGCCCCACCGGGAAACCAAATGA
- the gmk gene encoding guanylate kinase: protein MSRGELFVVSAPSGAGKTTLCRRVCSLTKGLFYSVSHTTRAPRPGETHGRDYFFVSEEVFLNMAEGGEFLEWARLYNHMYGTSRAWVLQQLQKGHDVMMDVDIQGAKQIKSGGLPCHLIFVLPPSWEVLNQRLFGRGTDAPQEVELRLRWAQTEVQHWEMFDYVIVNDELDQAVEELRSVVLAQRCRKERRSQWVHSHWKLLETGNP from the coding sequence ATGTCAAGAGGTGAGCTTTTCGTGGTTTCGGCTCCTTCCGGGGCAGGCAAGACTACCCTTTGTCGCAGGGTCTGCAGCCTGACCAAGGGTCTTTTTTATTCTGTTTCCCACACCACTCGAGCCCCCAGGCCAGGAGAGACACATGGAAGGGATTATTTCTTTGTGTCCGAGGAGGTCTTCCTAAATATGGCAGAAGGCGGGGAATTTCTGGAATGGGCCAGACTTTACAATCACATGTACGGAACCTCCAGAGCCTGGGTCCTTCAGCAGCTTCAGAAAGGCCATGATGTCATGATGGATGTGGACATTCAGGGGGCAAAGCAGATCAAGTCTGGAGGCCTGCCATGCCATTTGATCTTTGTGCTGCCGCCTTCGTGGGAGGTGCTGAATCAACGGCTCTTTGGCAGGGGCACTGATGCCCCTCAGGAGGTGGAACTTAGGCTCAGGTGGGCTCAAACAGAGGTTCAGCACTGGGAAATGTTTGATTATGTCATTGTCAACGACGAGCTAGATCAGGCAGTGGAAGAACTCAGATCCGTGGTGCTAGCTCAGCGTTGTAGGAAGGAGAGAAGGAGCCAATGGGTCCACAGCCATTGGAAACTCTTGGAAACTGGAAACCCGTGA